One genomic region from Thalassotalea sp. PS06 encodes:
- a CDS encoding DUF4381 domain-containing protein, translated as MDPLAQLKDIHLPEAIPIWPLAPGWWILIICILVAIAYATQRYLKQRRFWQVKRQGLAYLLASDSLSSEQSLTTLKWVCLHYFQREKVASLHGESLLRFFLKQLPTEIQPKFRVLAQNAIVEHYRKNDHDIYAPEIHKAAILFCQHADLTNNNNNDLKGGEQ; from the coding sequence TTGGATCCCTTAGCGCAATTAAAGGATATCCATTTACCTGAAGCTATCCCAATTTGGCCTCTGGCCCCAGGTTGGTGGATATTAATTATTTGTATTCTCGTGGCCATTGCTTACGCCACTCAAAGGTATCTGAAGCAAAGACGTTTTTGGCAGGTTAAGCGCCAGGGCCTTGCTTATTTGTTGGCATCAGACTCTCTCAGTAGTGAGCAGTCATTAACCACGTTAAAATGGGTATGCCTGCACTATTTTCAGCGAGAAAAGGTGGCAAGTTTACACGGTGAATCCCTGTTACGCTTCTTTTTAAAACAGCTTCCAACCGAGATCCAGCCAAAATTCCGAGTGCTGGCACAAAATGCCATCGTCGAACACTATCGCAAAAATGATCACGATATCTATGCGCCTGAAATTCACAAAGCAGCGATACTTTTTTGTCAGCATGCCGATTTAACAAACAACAATAACAATGACTTAAAAGGAGGTGAACAATGA
- a CDS encoding vWA domain-containing protein gives MITFAWPWLALCLPLPFIIAKLLPPRAQTNSALKVPFTLPEVRSGNYMANNRNLPLPIFISLWCLFVLALTRPQWLGEPVPIASESREMMIAVDLSGSMQIEDMELNGRQINRLEMLKTLLGDFIERRQGDRLGLILFADDAYMQTPMTYDRQTVKQMLDEAVIGLVGQKTAIGDAIALSVKRFLNKEDSNRVLVLLTDGQNTSGKVTPDQALEVAVANDVTIYTIGIGAEVMMERSLFGNRKVNPSRDLDEGSLQHIAKQTDGSYFRATDSASMSRIYQMLDQLEPVEQEQQQMRPLTALFYYPLALIMIIIIGLCLLPTLSALYQAVRQPRGANNVR, from the coding sequence ATGATCACCTTCGCCTGGCCGTGGTTAGCGCTTTGCCTGCCATTGCCTTTTATTATCGCTAAGCTTCTGCCACCTCGGGCACAGACAAACTCGGCGTTAAAAGTCCCCTTTACTCTGCCGGAGGTCCGCAGTGGTAACTACATGGCGAATAACCGTAACCTGCCGCTACCGATATTTATCAGCCTATGGTGTTTATTCGTACTGGCATTGACTCGTCCTCAATGGCTTGGCGAGCCAGTGCCGATAGCAAGCGAAAGCCGAGAGATGATGATCGCCGTTGATTTATCCGGCAGTATGCAAATTGAAGATATGGAGCTCAATGGCCGGCAAATAAATCGTCTGGAGATGCTCAAAACTCTGCTTGGTGACTTTATTGAACGCCGCCAGGGTGATCGACTTGGACTGATCTTGTTCGCTGACGATGCCTATATGCAAACACCTATGACCTATGACCGACAAACCGTTAAGCAAATGCTAGATGAGGCGGTTATTGGCCTTGTGGGGCAGAAAACCGCTATCGGCGATGCTATTGCCTTGTCAGTAAAACGTTTTTTAAACAAGGAAGACTCGAATCGGGTATTAGTATTACTAACCGATGGGCAGAATACATCCGGAAAAGTGACTCCAGATCAGGCTCTGGAAGTAGCTGTCGCCAATGATGTAACCATTTACACCATTGGCATAGGCGCGGAAGTGATGATGGAGCGCTCCTTGTTTGGTAACCGTAAGGTCAATCCTTCCAGAGATCTCGACGAGGGCAGCTTACAACATATCGCCAAACAAACCGATGGTAGCTACTTTCGTGCCACCGATAGCGCGTCAATGAGTCGAATTTATCAGATGCTGGACCAGCTTGAACCGGTAGAACAAGAGCAGCAACAAATGCGCCCTCTTACCGCATTATTTTATTACCCATTAGCGCTTATTATGATCATCATCATCGGACTGTGTCTGCTGCCAACACTCAGTGCTTTGTATCAGGCAGTCCGCCAACCACGAGGAGCTAATAATGTTAGATAA